In Spirochaetota bacterium, the genomic window CGTTCATGAGGATGGTCTGGCCCACGGCCGCGCATGCCTGTTTTTCGGGGATGGCGAGCGTGTCGCGCTTCCTGCCGAGCGCGCTTGAGCCCGCGCCTATAGCCCCCGAAGAAACGAGAACGGTTTCATAGCCGTCCCTGACAAGGGGCGCGATATCGGCGGCTAGGCGGGCGATTTTATCCGGGGAGATGGCGCCGCCCTCCACGATGGAGGAAGTCCCCACCTTGACCACGATTCGGTTCACCCGTTTCAAGAGTTCCTTGCGCGGCATTGCTACCCCAGGAGCGTGTCGATCGTGCGCATAAGCAGTTCGAGATTGTGGCCGCTGTGCGCGGACAGCGGTACTATAGTCTCGCCGGGAAATTGGTCAATGATTTTCTGCAGGGTTTCGTCGTCCATAAGGTCCGTCTTGGTAAGCAGCACCGCGGACGGCCGGGAGGTGAGCTCCTCGTTGTAGGTCTTGAGCTCCTCGCGAAGGAGATGCAGGGTATAGATCAGGTCTTCGCCGGTCACGTCAACAAGGAAGAGCATGACCCGCACGCGCTCTATGTGCTGAAGAAAGGAGAGCCCCAGACCCAGTCCCTTGTGCGCCCCTTCGATGATGCCGGGAATATCGGCGATGCGGTAGCTCGTCGTGTCGGCGCGCTGTACGACCCCCAGGTTGGGGATGAGCGTCGTGAACGGGTAGTCGGCGATCTTAGGCTTCGCGTTCGTGATCTTTGCCAGGAGCGTCGACTTCCCCGCATTGGGAAGTCCCACCAGTCCCACGTCGGCAATCAGCTTGAGGTTCAGTACGATGTGCTTTTCCTCGCCCGGCATGCCGGGCTGCGCGAAGCGGGGCGCCTGGTGCGTGGACGTCTTGAAAAACGCGTTTCCCTTACCGCCGATCCCTCCCTGCGCGATGAGGAAGCGCTGCCCGTCATTGGTAAGGTCGCAGATCAGCTCCCCGTCCTCATCGAGCACCTCGGTGCCCGGGGGGAGCTTGATCGTGAGATCGTGCCCGTCGCGGCCGTGCTTGTTCGCGCCCATGCCCTGGCGGCCGCTCTCGGCCTGGTAGACCCTGTCCCGGAACAGGTGTGAGAGATTGTAATATGAATTGCTCGCCTCGAGGTAGAGATCGCCCCCCCTGCCCCCGTCCCCGCCGTCGGGGCCGCCCTTCGGGATGTATTTCTCGCGGTAAAACGAAATAGCGCCCTGGCCGCCCTTGCCGGCCTTCACATGAATGGAGATGGTGTCGGTGAATTTAGCCAATTTTTCCTGCCCCTAAAAACAGTGAATCGCGTAGAGAGTGCTCTTTACGCGATTCCTGGTGCCGGCACTCACGCGTGCGCGAAAGGACAGGCGCCGATCG contains:
- the obgE gene encoding GTPase ObgE, coding for MAKFTDTISIHVKAGKGGQGAISFYREKYIPKGGPDGGDGGRGGDLYLEASNSYYNLSHLFRDRVYQAESGRQGMGANKHGRDGHDLTIKLPPGTEVLDEDGELICDLTNDGQRFLIAQGGIGGKGNAFFKTSTHQAPRFAQPGMPGEEKHIVLNLKLIADVGLVGLPNAGKSTLLAKITNAKPKIADYPFTTLIPNLGVVQRADTTSYRIADIPGIIEGAHKGLGLGLSFLQHIERVRVMLFLVDVTGEDLIYTLHLLREELKTYNEELTSRPSAVLLTKTDLMDDETLQKIIDQFPGETIVPLSAHSGHNLELLMRTIDTLLG